Sequence from the Methanobacterium alkalithermotolerans genome:
TGCTCCAGAACCGGCATATGATTCTGAACCCATTTTATCTTTTTTTTACCCTGAGGGGCCAGGGACATGTCTTTTACTTCATAGGGCATTATATCACCATTTATTTATAATTATCAGATATATTCAATATAACAATATTCAAAATAGTTAATTAAGTTGAATTTAATTTATTAATATTAAATAAATTTCTTAGAATTTATAATATACTGATTTGAAAAGTTAGATTAATATAACTTTGTTTTTAAGATTATAATCTGGTAGATTAAGCTATTTAATCAAATAATAAAAATAATATTTAATTTAATCAATATTTTTTCATTTAAAAATAAAAAAAATGAAGAGATTTTTAAAATAAAAAATAACCTCTTCTTATAAATCAACCACTTTAATGGTACTGCACCAGATCTTCTTCTCCAGATTTAGGCTTAACCTTTTCCATGGCCTTTTTGAAATATTTCATTTCAACCGTTTCTGCTTTTAAATTATCCCTTAAAGTTAGCATGGCGGCTTCTCTACATACTGATTCAATATCTGCTCCGACATATCCGTCTGTTTTTTGGGCGAGTTTTTCAATATCCACATCATCTGCCAGGGGCATTTCTTTAGTGTGTACTTTGAAAATTGCCAGTCTACCCTCTTCATCAGGATCATCTACTTTAATATGCCTATCAAATCTTCCGGGCCTTAAAAGTGCCGCATCAAGCATATCTGGTCGATTTGTAGCAGCAATAACTGCTACATCCTGTAATTCTTCCAGACCGTCAATTTCAGTTAGTAACTGATTAACCACTCTTTGAGTCACTCCAGAATCTGAACTGGAACCACTACGGGTGGAGGCAATGGAGTCTATTTCATCAAAGAATATCACTGTAGGGGCGGTTTGCCTGGCCTTACGGAATACTTCCCTTACACCTTTTTCAGATTCACCCACCCATTTTGAAAGCAGTTCTGGGCCTTTAACTGCTATGAAATTGGATTGACTTTCATTGGCCACTGCTTTTGCCAGTAATGTTTTACCAGTTCCAGGGGAACCGTAAATTAGAACGCCTTTGGGGGGGCGCACTCCAAACTTTTCAAAACTTTCTGGATACTTAAGGGGCCATTCCACCGCTTCTTGTAGTTCTTGTTTGGCACTTTGGAGACCTCCAATATCATCCCATTTAATATCAGGGACTTGAACCAGCACTTCTCTTAAAGCTGATGGTTGAATTTCTTTAAGAGCCTCTTTAAAGTCAGATTTGTTTACAATCATCTTTTTTAAGGTCTCTTTTGGAATTTCTTCATCTGCTTTTATATCAGGTAATACTCTGCGTAAAACCCGCATGGCAGACTCTTTACAAAGGGATTCAAGGTCGGCTCCAACAAATCCATGGGTAATGTCCGCTATCTCATCCAGATCCACGTTATCATCCAGAGGCATGCCTCTGGTGTGTATCTGGAGGACTTCATTTCTTTCTTCTTTATCAGGAACCCCTATTTCTATTTCCCTATCAAATCTACCAGGTCTTCTTAAGGCCATATCCAGTGCATCTGGTCGATTAGTAGCTCCAATCACTACTACCTGGCCTCTGGATTTCAGGCCATCCAT
This genomic interval carries:
- a CDS encoding CDC48 family AAA ATPase is translated as MENKNMKLKVAEALAQSDVGRSIARIDPACMEKLDLLDGDIIEIEGKKITAATVVSSQSDIGLGIIRIDGYMRKNAGTSIGEEVSVKRADVKEAKKIVLAPVDQEIIIRGDVRSAFINRTLAQGDIIISGFRQQKPVRGGLFDEFFREMGDVSPLGEIKLAVVSTKPAGVVKVTPQSEVEVQTSPVDLSKIEGVKNLVDVTYEDIGGLKEEVKKVREMIEIPLKRPELFERLGISPPKGVLMHGPPGTGKTLLAKAVANESDAHFITINGPEIMSKYVGGSEERLREFFEEGEENAPSIIFIDELDAIAPKREEVSGEVERRIVAQLLTLMDGLKSRGQVVVIGATNRPDALDMALRRPGRFDREIEIGVPDKEERNEVLQIHTRGMPLDDNVDLDEIADITHGFVGADLESLCKESAMRVLRRVLPDIKADEEIPKETLKKMIVNKSDFKEALKEIQPSALREVLVQVPDIKWDDIGGLQSAKQELQEAVEWPLKYPESFEKFGVRPPKGVLIYGSPGTGKTLLAKAVANESQSNFIAVKGPELLSKWVGESEKGVREVFRKARQTAPTVIFFDEIDSIASTRSGSSSDSGVTQRVVNQLLTEIDGLEELQDVAVIAATNRPDMLDAALLRPGRFDRHIKVDDPDEEGRLAIFKVHTKEMPLADDVDIEKLAQKTDGYVGADIESVCREAAMLTLRDNLKAETVEMKYFKKAMEKVKPKSGEEDLVQYH